One window from the genome of Rhodopseudomonas sp. P2A-2r encodes:
- the thiC gene encoding phosphomethylpyrimidine synthase ThiC — protein MNIRSNPDTTLPAVTTGPLPSSRKVYSIPESAPDLRVPIREIILSKGAGEPDLPVYDTSGPYTDPNVIIDVNAGLPRPRAAWVKERGGVEEYEGRDIKPEDNGNVGAAHAAKSFTAYHKPMRGVGDAMITQYEFARAGIITKEMIYVAERENLGRKVQLERAEAALADGESFGASVPAFVTPEFVRSEIARGRAIIPCNINHAELEPMIIGRNFLTKINANIGNSAVTSSVEEEVDKMVWSIRWGADTVMDLSTGRNIHTTREWILRNAPIPIGTVPIYQALEKCDGDPVKLTWELYRDTLVEQCEQGVDYFTIHAGVRLPYIHLTANRVTGIVSRGGSIMAKWCLAHHKESFLYTHFEEICDLMRKYDVSFSLGDGLRPGSIADANDRAQFAELETLGELTKIAWAKGCQVMIEGPGHVPLHKIKINMDKQLKECGEAPFYTLGPLTTDIAPGYDHITSGIGAAMIGWFGCAMLCYVTPKEHLGLPNRDDVKVGVITYKIAAHASDLGKGHPAAQLRDDALSRARFDFRWEDQFNLGLDPETARSYHDETLPKDAHKVAHFCSMCGPKFCSMKITQDVRDYAATLGDNEKAALNLGGDGKLVSMGMTMSGVIEDGMATMSQKFKDMGEQVYVQAEAVKASNREL, from the coding sequence ATGAACATCCGCTCCAATCCCGACACCACCCTGCCCGCCGTCACCACCGGCCCGCTGCCGTCGTCACGAAAAGTCTATTCCATCCCGGAGAGCGCGCCGGACCTCCGCGTGCCGATCCGCGAGATCATCCTCAGCAAGGGCGCCGGCGAGCCGGACCTGCCGGTCTACGACACTTCGGGCCCCTACACCGATCCCAACGTCATCATCGACGTCAATGCCGGCCTGCCGCGTCCGCGCGCCGCCTGGGTCAAGGAGCGCGGCGGCGTCGAGGAATATGAAGGCCGCGACATCAAGCCGGAAGACAACGGCAATGTCGGCGCGGCGCACGCCGCAAAGTCCTTCACGGCCTATCACAAGCCCATGCGCGGCGTGGGCGACGCCATGATCACCCAGTATGAGTTCGCCCGCGCCGGCATCATCACCAAGGAGATGATCTACGTCGCCGAGCGCGAGAACCTCGGCCGCAAGGTGCAGCTGGAGCGCGCCGAGGCCGCCTTGGCCGACGGCGAAAGCTTTGGCGCCTCGGTGCCGGCCTTCGTCACGCCGGAATTCGTGCGCAGCGAGATCGCCCGCGGCCGCGCCATCATCCCCTGCAACATCAACCATGCCGAGCTCGAGCCGATGATCATCGGCCGCAACTTCCTGACAAAAATCAACGCCAATATCGGCAACTCCGCGGTAACCTCCTCGGTCGAGGAGGAAGTCGACAAGATGGTGTGGTCGATCCGCTGGGGCGCCGACACCGTGATGGACCTGTCCACCGGCCGCAACATCCACACGACGCGTGAATGGATTCTCCGCAATGCGCCGATCCCGATCGGCACCGTGCCGATCTACCAGGCGCTGGAGAAGTGCGACGGCGATCCGGTGAAGCTGACCTGGGAGCTGTACCGCGACACGCTGGTCGAACAGTGCGAACAGGGGGTCGATTACTTCACCATCCACGCCGGCGTTCGCCTGCCCTACATCCACCTCACCGCCAACCGCGTCACCGGCATCGTGTCGCGCGGCGGCTCGATCATGGCCAAGTGGTGCCTCGCGCATCACAAGGAAAGCTTCCTCTACACGCATTTCGAAGAAATCTGCGACCTGATGCGCAAGTACGACGTGTCGTTCTCGCTCGGCGACGGGTTGCGTCCCGGCTCGATCGCGGATGCCAACGACCGCGCCCAGTTCGCCGAGCTGGAGACTTTGGGCGAGCTGACAAAAATCGCATGGGCCAAGGGCTGCCAGGTGATGATCGAAGGCCCCGGCCATGTGCCGCTGCACAAGATCAAGATCAACATGGACAAGCAGCTCAAGGAATGCGGCGAGGCGCCGTTCTACACCTTGGGGCCACTGACCACCGACATCGCGCCGGGCTACGACCACATCACCTCTGGCATCGGTGCGGCCATGATCGGCTGGTTCGGCTGCGCCATGCTGTGCTACGTGACGCCGAAGGAGCATCTGGGTCTCCCCAACCGCGACGACGTGAAGGTGGGCGTCATCACCTACAAGATCGCGGCGCACGCCTCCGATCTCGGCAAGGGCCATCCCGCCGCCCAGCTGCGCGACGACGCGCTCAGCCGCGCCCGCTTCGACTTCCGCTGGGAGGACCAGTTCAACCTCGGCCTCGACCCGGAAACCGCGCGCAGCTACCACGACGAGACGCTGCCCAAGGACGCCCACAAGGTCGCGCACTTCTGCTCCATGTGCGGCCCGAAGTTCTGCTCCATGAAGATCACCCAGGACGTCCGCGACTACGCGGCCACCCTCGGCGACAACGAGAAGGCGGCGCTGAACCTCGGCGGCGACGGCAAGCTTGTCAGCATGGGCATGACCATGTCGGGCGTGATCGAGGACGGCATGGCGACCATGAGCCAGAAGTTCAAGGACATGGGCGAGCAGGTCTATGTGCAGGCCGAAGCCGTGAAGGCGAGCAATCGGGAGCTGTAA